One window of the Triticum dicoccoides isolate Atlit2015 ecotype Zavitan chromosome 3B, WEW_v2.0, whole genome shotgun sequence genome contains the following:
- the LOC119277715 gene encoding histone H3.2-like: MARTKQTARKSTGGKAPRKQLATKAARKSAPATGGVKKPHRFRPGTVALREIRKYQKSTELLIRKLPFQRLVREIAQDFKTDLRFQSSAVSALQEAAESYLVGLFEDTNLCAIHAKRVTIMPKDIQLARRIRGERA, translated from the coding sequence ATGGCTCGCACGAAGCAGACGGCGAGGAAGTCGACCGGCGGGAAGGCGCCGAGGAAGCAGCTGGCGACCAAGGCGGCGCGCAAGTCGGCCCCGGCCACCGGCGGGGTGAAGAAGCCCCACCGCTTCCGCCCCGGCACCGTCGCGCTCCGTGAGATCCGCAAGTACCAGAAGAGCACGGAGCTGCTGATCCGCAAGCTGCCGTTCCAGCGCCTGGTGCGGGAGATCGCGCAGGACTTCAAGACCGACCTCCGCTTCCAGAGCTCCGCCGTTTCCGCGCTGCAGGAGGCCGCCGAGTCGTACCTCGTCGGGCTCTTCGAGGACACCAACCTCTGCGCCATCCACGCCAAGCGCGTCACcatcatgcccaaggacatccagCTCGCCCGCCGCATCCGCGGGGAGAGGGCCTAG
- the LOC119277713 gene encoding VAMP-like protein YKT61: protein MKITALVVLKPSAGGAGGSSSGGQGSEALVLANATDVSHFGFFQRGAAREFIVFVARTVAQRTQPGQRQSVQHEEYKVHSHNRNGLCVVAFMDDHYPVRSAFSLLNKVLDEYQKAFGNAWKAATADSTQEWPFLMEALTKFQDPAEADKLTKIQRDLDETKIILHKTIENVLQRGERLDSLVEKSSDLSAASQMFYKQAKKTNSCCTIL from the exons ATGAAGATCACGGCGCTCGTCGTGCTGAAGCCGTCGGCGGGAGGCGCCGGGGGCTCCTCCAGCGGCGGGCAGGGCTCGGAGGCGCTCGTGCTGGCCAACGCCACGGACGTCAGCCACTTCGGCTTCTTCCAGCGCGGCGCCGCCCGCGAGTTCATTGTCTTCGTCGCCCGCACCGTCGCCCAGCGCACCCAGCCCGGCCAGCGCCAGTCCGTCCAGCACGAAG AATACAAGGTTCACTCACACAACAGAAATGGCCTCTGCGTGGTGGCATTCATGGATGATCACTATCCTGTACGAAGTGCATTTTCTCTTCTGAATAAG GTACTTGACGAATACCAGAAGGCTTTTGGGAATGCTTGGAAAGCTGCCACAGCAGATTCCACTCAAGAGTGGCCTTTCCTGATGGAAGCTTTGACAAAATTTCAG GATCCTGCAGAGGCTGACAAGTTAACAAAAATCCAGAGGGACTTGGATGAAACAAAAATTATCCTA CATAAAACTATAGAGAATGTCCTTCAAAGAGGAGAGAGGTTGGATAGCTTGGTTGAAAAAAGCTCAGACCTGAGTGCTGCTTCACAG